The DNA window CAATGCCTGGCTGACCGCCGAAGCCAGTCACCAGGTCGTCTTCGACACGCCACTGGATCGTCGCTGGACCGCCGCCGCCGATCTGGTCGGAGTCGACGTCAACCGGTTGACGGCCTATCCGGGGCATGCATGAGCTGCATTTTCGGCTTTGATGTCGGCAGCCGCCGCAGCGGCGTGGCCATCGGCAACACCTTTACCGGCACCGCCCGCAATCTGGCCGTACTGGGCATGGATCAGGGCCAGCCGGAATGGGCCAGGCTGGATGCCTTGCGCCGCGAATGGCTGCCGGACACCTTGGTGGTCGGCCTGCCCCTGACCCTGGACGGCGAAGAACAACCGGCCAGCAAACGGGCCCGTCGCTTTGCCGAAGCGTTGCAGCAACGCTACCGATTGCCGGTGTATCTGGTCGATGAACGCCACAGTTCGCAGGAAGCCGCCCAGCGTTTCGCCCAGGCCCGCGCTTCGGGATTGCGGCGCCGCAACCATGCCGAACAACTGGATGCCGATGCGGCCGCCGTGATTCTTGAACGCTGGCTGCTGGCCGGCCCCGAAGATCGCCTCGCCCTGCCGGAGCCCCGGTC is part of the Frateuria aurantia DSM 6220 genome and encodes:
- the ruvX gene encoding Holliday junction resolvase RuvX, with product MSCIFGFDVGSRRSGVAIGNTFTGTARNLAVLGMDQGQPEWARLDALRREWLPDTLVVGLPLTLDGEEQPASKRARRFAEALQQRYRLPVYLVDERHSSQEAAQRFAQARASGLRRRNHAEQLDADAAAVILERWLLAGPEDRLALPEPRS